One window from the genome of Leptospira broomii serovar Hurstbridge str. 5399 encodes:
- the bfr gene encoding bacterioferritin yields the protein MKGNQEVLEILAEVLSAELTAINQYFIHAKMNKNWGYDKLADYMKKESIEEMHHADQVIERILFLDGVPDLQRYLKINVGKDIENILKNDLDVEYSAVERLNRGIEISTRNKDNGTRELLEKILVSEEEHIDWLEAQLEIIKTIGVQNYLAQQLS from the coding sequence GTGAAAGGAAACCAAGAAGTCCTCGAAATCCTAGCGGAAGTACTCTCCGCCGAACTCACCGCGATCAACCAGTATTTCATTCACGCAAAAATGAATAAGAATTGGGGCTACGACAAGTTAGCTGATTATATGAAAAAGGAATCCATTGAAGAAATGCACCACGCCGATCAGGTCATCGAGCGCATTCTCTTTTTGGACGGCGTCCCGGATCTACAAAGATATTTGAAAATCAATGTAGGCAAAGACATAGAAAACATCCTTAAGAACGACCTAGACGTAGAATATTCAGCCGTAGAGCGTCTGAACCGGGGAATAGAAATTTCCACCCGTAATAAAGACAACGGCACTCGCGAATTGCTCGAGAAGATCCTCGTATCCGAGGAGGAGCATATCGACTGGCTCGAGGCCCAGCTCGAAATCATCAAAACCATCGGGGTTCAGAATTACTTAGCCCAACAACTCTCCTAA